A single genomic interval of Aureliella helgolandensis harbors:
- a CDS encoding DUF1559 domain-containing protein: MRLSLRKRAAFTLVELLVVIAIIGILVGLLLPAVQAAREAARRMQCSNNVRQIGLACHNYHSALRTFPPGRLVYNGWKSDGNPTKVVTGFLAMVLPYLEGSNLFNTYDQKFGFDDVINQPAVNVRVAAFRCPSSPADEVSPIYSGWNMGWTNDMNALTGLTGEVSDYQGVRGLHHLQGTPGSGQVHVWDGDCGILNESATRIGHITDGTSNTILLFENAGKPDHWRLGKKQPAVTHAQFYSHGPWAGNNGVGVYNWSEDGTVKGCDTCNRFINVDNELSPYSFHTGIVVIVLADGSTQTLSDSVDSQVFVNLCKKQDGNVVGEY; the protein is encoded by the coding sequence ATGCGTCTATCTTTGCGCAAACGCGCTGCGTTCACTCTAGTTGAATTGTTGGTGGTCATTGCCATTATTGGCATCTTGGTGGGGCTGCTCTTGCCCGCAGTGCAAGCGGCTCGCGAAGCAGCACGACGCATGCAGTGTAGCAATAACGTGCGGCAGATTGGTCTGGCTTGCCACAACTATCATTCCGCCTTGCGAACGTTTCCGCCTGGCCGTTTGGTTTACAACGGCTGGAAATCTGACGGCAATCCCACCAAAGTCGTTACCGGCTTCCTGGCGATGGTATTGCCCTATCTGGAAGGCTCGAACCTGTTCAATACGTACGACCAGAAGTTTGGGTTTGACGATGTGATCAATCAACCAGCGGTGAACGTTCGTGTCGCCGCGTTCCGCTGCCCGTCGTCGCCCGCCGATGAAGTCAGTCCGATTTATTCGGGTTGGAACATGGGGTGGACAAACGACATGAATGCGCTGACCGGATTGACGGGAGAGGTCTCCGATTATCAGGGAGTGCGCGGCTTGCACCACCTCCAGGGGACACCTGGCAGCGGGCAAGTTCACGTGTGGGATGGCGATTGCGGCATCCTGAATGAGTCGGCGACTCGCATTGGCCACATTACCGATGGGACCAGCAATACGATTCTGTTGTTTGAGAACGCGGGCAAGCCGGATCATTGGCGGCTTGGAAAGAAGCAGCCAGCGGTCACACATGCTCAGTTCTACAGCCACGGCCCTTGGGCTGGGAACAACGGCGTCGGAGTTTACAACTGGTCGGAAGATGGCACGGTCAAAGGCTGCGACACCTGCAATCGCTTCATTAACGTCGACAACGAACTTTCGCCCTACAGCTTCCATACTGGGATTGTGGTGATCGTCTTGGCAGACGGTTCCACGCAGACTCTGTCCGATTCCGTGGATTCCCAAGTCTTCGTCAATCTATGCAAAAAGCAGGATGGGAATGTGGTTGGGGAATACTAA
- a CDS encoding DUF1549 domain-containing protein, whose protein sequence is MVCRALAIYLVVGLAGGCGLPRATASEWDREDIQKLTSFVDEQLDCIWNVAKVAPPKQASPEVYWRRVNLDVAGRIPSMDSARTNSQYESASQAEDALRELIQSGAAARYWGSLLRRLWFPQTDVPPYQYLQADTESWLTEQLFNHRCINEMAHELLTVQYEVQHEVQHEKVAGSSPWATRQTAVPDVFIASNEFQSARMASNATRSFLGIDLECAQCHDHPFDRWTQQQFWQTAAFFELPDNPSLEFAEVGSLKVLIPDSQKIVTAQLFVDATLNRRVYSPSQGESGRTLFADWMCDKRNRWMARHTVDVVWGQLFGVRLSELAHRAESEVVQHWERLHAGLADEFVARGSPLFPLVAALVQTRAYRAESQGIGLAGGVLKRRQQLLAVYNIKALSATQLLDSLQMAQGETTGLAAGPAGIRERTRRAFSESQQVGVEGDQARSVTQLLSLMNGTAWGQPPAIEALATADFLSEAACMDALYWLALGRPPTLQELDQFREAGLFSEDRSSRWERYEDVHWILTNSVEFNTNH, encoded by the coding sequence ATGGTATGCCGTGCGTTAGCCATTTACCTCGTTGTGGGGTTGGCCGGTGGATGCGGATTGCCGCGTGCCACAGCCTCCGAGTGGGATCGAGAGGATATTCAGAAGCTGACGTCGTTCGTTGATGAGCAGCTTGATTGCATTTGGAATGTGGCAAAAGTAGCACCTCCCAAGCAAGCGTCTCCGGAGGTCTATTGGAGGCGAGTCAATTTGGATGTGGCCGGTCGCATACCTTCCATGGATTCGGCGCGGACCAATTCCCAGTATGAGTCCGCTTCGCAGGCCGAAGACGCACTTCGAGAATTGATCCAAAGTGGCGCGGCTGCACGCTATTGGGGAAGCTTGCTGCGTAGGTTGTGGTTTCCGCAGACGGACGTCCCGCCGTATCAATACCTCCAAGCAGATACTGAGAGTTGGCTGACCGAGCAATTGTTCAATCACCGTTGCATCAACGAGATGGCGCATGAGTTGCTTACCGTTCAGTATGAAGTTCAGCATGAAGTTCAGCATGAAAAAGTGGCCGGCTCGTCCCCCTGGGCAACCCGACAGACGGCGGTCCCAGATGTTTTCATCGCAAGCAATGAGTTTCAGAGTGCTAGGATGGCTAGCAACGCCACGCGGTCGTTCTTAGGGATCGATCTCGAGTGTGCACAGTGTCATGATCATCCCTTCGATCGCTGGACTCAGCAACAGTTTTGGCAAACCGCAGCCTTCTTCGAACTCCCCGACAACCCTTCACTTGAGTTCGCCGAGGTGGGGTCGCTGAAGGTTCTAATCCCCGATTCGCAGAAGATCGTGACTGCTCAACTGTTTGTAGACGCCACGCTAAATCGCCGCGTCTACTCACCAAGTCAAGGAGAGTCGGGACGAACTCTCTTCGCAGACTGGATGTGTGACAAACGCAACCGCTGGATGGCGAGACATACCGTCGACGTCGTGTGGGGCCAGCTATTCGGAGTTCGTCTGAGCGAGTTAGCCCACCGGGCGGAATCCGAAGTGGTGCAGCATTGGGAACGACTGCACGCCGGGTTGGCCGACGAATTCGTTGCGCGAGGATCACCACTATTTCCCCTCGTCGCCGCTCTAGTACAGACCCGAGCATATCGTGCTGAATCGCAGGGAATTGGTCTGGCAGGAGGCGTCCTGAAACGACGCCAGCAGCTACTGGCGGTGTACAACATCAAAGCGTTGTCGGCCACCCAGCTGTTGGATAGCTTGCAGATGGCACAAGGGGAAACAACCGGGTTGGCCGCGGGGCCGGCGGGCATTCGGGAGCGAACGCGGCGCGCGTTTTCCGAGTCGCAACAAGTGGGCGTCGAGGGGGATCAAGCGAGATCCGTAACCCAGTTGTTGTCTTTGATGAATGGTACGGCATGGGGACAGCCTCCTGCAATTGAGGCATTAGCGACCGCCGATTTCCTCTCGGAAGCGGCGTGTATGGACGCACTGTACTGGCTTGCACTAGGACGGCCGCCGACACTCCAGGAGCTGGATCAATTCCGTGAGGCTGGACTCTTCAGTGAAGACCGTAGTTCACGGTGGGAGCGATACGAAGATGTGCATTGGATTCTTACCAACTCGGTGGAGTTCAATACCAATCACTGA
- a CDS encoding DUF1559 family PulG-like putative transporter — protein sequence MDLTWRSSWNKVAAWGALALLALLVLPLLVRARETARKLQCEDHLRLLARGCTDFATNRRNYLPSNRRVPYTGWNAQLLPFIEEGELSARYDASRNWWDGANSENQVLAATRLSKLLCPSAPNGDRVLALQDPEGNAFQAAPTDYVGSAGAYLHNNVIDQLYRGAMASPGRKYGGSNVLAGQAVRLDEIVDGLSNSLLLVEMADKPNQWQAGKLHINRTQDRSPRPIVEGFGFGQWIAPNWNHLRSFGFDGTTAFGACSVNCSNEGSLYGFHDGFANVALADGSVRPLRSGLDEETMVALVSIADGELVHPADYLPR from the coding sequence ATGGATCTGACTTGGCGATCGAGCTGGAACAAGGTGGCCGCCTGGGGTGCTTTGGCTTTGCTCGCACTGCTGGTGTTGCCATTGTTAGTAAGAGCTCGTGAAACGGCTCGCAAGCTGCAGTGCGAGGATCATCTGCGGCTATTGGCCCGCGGCTGTACCGACTTTGCTACGAATCGTCGCAATTATCTCCCCAGCAATCGCCGTGTTCCGTATACCGGCTGGAATGCACAACTCTTGCCCTTCATCGAAGAGGGGGAACTGTCGGCACGCTACGACGCGAGTCGGAATTGGTGGGACGGGGCGAATTCGGAAAACCAAGTGTTGGCGGCGACACGGCTGAGCAAGCTGCTGTGTCCATCGGCTCCCAATGGTGATCGCGTCTTGGCGTTGCAAGATCCAGAGGGGAATGCTTTTCAAGCGGCTCCGACGGATTACGTTGGCTCGGCGGGAGCCTACTTGCACAACAACGTGATCGATCAGCTCTATCGGGGAGCCATGGCCTCGCCGGGGCGAAAGTATGGAGGCTCCAACGTGCTGGCGGGACAAGCTGTGCGATTGGATGAAATCGTCGATGGTTTGTCGAATTCGTTGCTGTTGGTTGAAATGGCCGACAAGCCCAATCAGTGGCAAGCGGGGAAGTTGCACATCAATCGCACGCAAGATAGGTCGCCCCGGCCGATTGTGGAAGGGTTTGGATTCGGACAATGGATTGCACCGAATTGGAATCACCTGCGCTCGTTTGGCTTCGACGGCACCACGGCGTTTGGCGCCTGTAGCGTCAATTGTTCCAACGAGGGCTCGCTGTACGGATTCCATGACGGATTCGCGAACGTTGCCCTGGCAGATGGCTCGGTGCGTCCACTTCGGTCGGGTTTGGATGAAGAGACGATGGTGGCCTTGGTCAGCATTGCCGATGGGGAACTCGTTCATCCCGCAGACTACCTCCCACGATGA
- a CDS encoding APC family permease, whose amino-acid sequence MSEVQASNATPKTPSLETPSLGLTTLTTLVVANMIGAGVFTSSGFSLAALGHPGRVMLAWWLCGAWAICGAICYGGLVARLPLSGGEYLFLSRFVHPAIGFLGGWVSMIAGFTAPIAAAALGAAVYAMPTTEVEPWQVKALAAGIIIVATGCQLLGAHVGGTAQNIIVFAKLALLVVIIAWAFLFAPNEVWQGRGLVDGPSSWWPESWSAWVVLAGSMSWIALSYTGFNAAIYVAGEARKPTRNVPRSMIVGTLTVTVVYLLLNYVFVYAPAPESIVGQERVAGIAGLAIGGVRLQNWIRVTIVLSMTSSVFAMLLTGPRVYQRMADDGVMPALFRSTGGVPRWAILVQAALSLVAVWIASLLELMMYLGLTLSACGALAVMSLWWAKRRLPDTRPLSWWENLAMVVYLSVTACIIAASYSTHFFGFIAMLATFVLGMVVYGIVRMMSNWQTKV is encoded by the coding sequence TTGAGCGAAGTTCAAGCATCCAACGCCACTCCCAAAACTCCGTCACTGGAAACTCCGTCACTGGGCCTCACGACGCTTACCACTCTAGTCGTAGCCAATATGATTGGAGCGGGGGTGTTTACGTCGAGTGGTTTTTCCTTGGCTGCTCTAGGACACCCGGGGCGGGTGATGTTGGCTTGGTGGTTGTGTGGGGCTTGGGCGATTTGTGGCGCAATTTGCTACGGGGGACTGGTCGCTCGGCTACCATTGTCGGGCGGTGAGTATCTATTCTTAAGTCGGTTTGTGCACCCAGCTATCGGATTTCTCGGTGGCTGGGTGTCCATGATCGCCGGCTTCACCGCACCCATCGCAGCTGCTGCCCTAGGTGCGGCCGTTTACGCGATGCCCACTACCGAGGTGGAGCCATGGCAGGTCAAAGCCTTGGCGGCTGGAATTATCATCGTCGCCACCGGATGTCAATTGCTCGGTGCTCATGTGGGTGGCACTGCGCAAAATATTATCGTCTTTGCGAAGCTGGCGCTGCTGGTTGTGATTATCGCTTGGGCGTTTTTATTCGCTCCCAACGAAGTGTGGCAGGGGCGGGGACTCGTTGATGGCCCCAGTAGCTGGTGGCCAGAGAGTTGGTCTGCCTGGGTGGTCCTGGCTGGTTCGATGTCCTGGATTGCATTGAGTTACACCGGTTTCAATGCTGCTATCTACGTCGCTGGCGAAGCGCGTAAGCCGACTCGGAACGTTCCGCGATCGATGATCGTCGGTACGTTAACCGTCACGGTCGTCTACCTATTGCTCAACTATGTGTTCGTCTATGCACCGGCACCGGAGTCCATCGTAGGGCAGGAGCGAGTCGCGGGAATCGCGGGACTTGCGATCGGCGGGGTAAGGCTGCAGAACTGGATACGCGTAACCATCGTGCTATCGATGACAAGCAGTGTTTTTGCGATGCTGCTCACGGGACCGCGGGTGTATCAACGCATGGCGGACGATGGGGTTATGCCAGCACTGTTTCGGTCGACCGGTGGCGTGCCACGCTGGGCAATCTTAGTGCAAGCGGCGCTCAGCCTGGTTGCGGTGTGGATCGCGAGCTTGTTGGAGTTGATGATGTACCTCGGGCTGACCCTGTCCGCCTGCGGTGCCCTAGCGGTCATGTCCCTATGGTGGGCCAAGCGACGTCTGCCCGACACGCGACCGCTGAGTTGGTGGGAGAATCTGGCGATGGTTGTCTATTTGAGTGTCACCGCCTGCATTATTGCCGCTTCCTATTCGACGCACTTTTTTGGCTTTATCGCCATGTTGGCCACCTTCGTTCTTGGTATGGTGGTCTACGGTATCGTTAGGATGATGTCCAATTGGCAGACCAAGGTGTGA
- a CDS encoding class I SAM-dependent methyltransferase, with protein MRFKVFLPVTKVVERGIPLSGLRGELPRGLLAVLLVSSLLVNFSAVVVAQDAVLDDGATALAEAPGRAPNLPDGINDAFLDPEMKVEDYIKRFETESREVFACRHQILKAIQLQPGMEVADVGSGTGLYLGPLSQGVTETGKVYAVDIAPQFVKHLRQRAKHEGLDNVRVVLCSDHDVNLKPNSIDRVFICDVYHHFEYPEASLKSIYEAMKDDAKLILVDFHREVEGDRKEWLMGHIRAPQSVFKQEFIDAGFKFEEEVKIDGFKENYLLRFGK; from the coding sequence ATGCGATTCAAGGTATTTCTCCCTGTTACGAAGGTCGTCGAGCGGGGTATCCCGCTGAGTGGTTTGCGAGGTGAACTGCCACGGGGATTGCTCGCGGTACTGTTAGTGTCCAGCTTGCTTGTCAACTTTTCCGCAGTGGTTGTCGCGCAGGATGCGGTCCTCGACGATGGGGCTACCGCTTTGGCAGAAGCTCCAGGGCGTGCGCCGAACTTGCCTGACGGGATCAACGATGCCTTCCTCGATCCAGAAATGAAAGTCGAAGATTATATCAAGCGCTTTGAAACCGAGAGTCGCGAGGTCTTCGCTTGTCGGCATCAAATATTGAAGGCGATCCAACTGCAACCCGGCATGGAGGTTGCCGATGTTGGCTCAGGGACTGGCCTCTATCTGGGACCTCTATCGCAGGGCGTTACTGAGACGGGGAAAGTCTATGCCGTCGATATCGCGCCGCAGTTCGTCAAACACTTGCGGCAGCGCGCCAAGCACGAGGGGCTGGACAATGTGCGCGTAGTCCTGTGTTCGGATCATGACGTAAACTTGAAACCCAACAGCATCGATCGCGTTTTCATCTGCGATGTCTACCATCACTTTGAATACCCCGAAGCGTCTCTCAAGTCGATTTATGAGGCCATGAAAGATGATGCGAAGCTGATATTAGTGGACTTTCACCGCGAGGTGGAAGGCGACCGGAAAGAGTGGTTGATGGGGCACATTCGCGCTCCACAATCGGTTTTCAAGCAAGAGTTTATCGACGCCGGATTTAAGTTCGAAGAAGAAGTGAAGATTGATGGTTTCAAGGAAAACTATTTACTGCGATTTGGAAAATAA
- a CDS encoding DUF1501 domain-containing protein, with amino-acid sequence MAISPSGWLKSLAAAASVMPSPKKVILLWLNGGPATIDLWDLKPGHVNGGPFSETATRVPGLRISEHLPELARCSDQLAVVRSMTSKEGDHSRATHFARTGYVPQAGIDFPDLGALLVHEQGASDSPLPNYVSILPPRRVAFAGNGFLESRCAPLYVGEQADAIADLTVRDLQPDRMLPLDRRNLRQQILQQLDTDFSGMHRQPVVLAGADVRRRAIRMMQPEVVEAFDLEAEPERARDRLGRNLFGQGCVMARRLLERGVSFVEVTLDGWDTHNQNFQQVIQLSGQLDRALSGLIADLAERGMLDSTLIVCLGEFGRTPVINSNSGRDHWPRAWSTVLAGGGVGRGQVIGATSADGLQVESEPYQVPDLIASICHAIGVDPMQQNDSNVDRPIRIADPSARLIEGLF; translated from the coding sequence ATGGCAATTTCGCCTTCGGGATGGTTGAAGTCGCTTGCAGCGGCGGCAAGTGTAATGCCGAGCCCTAAGAAGGTTATTCTGCTATGGCTCAACGGCGGACCGGCTACGATCGATTTGTGGGATTTGAAGCCTGGTCATGTCAACGGCGGGCCTTTTTCAGAGACCGCAACTCGCGTTCCTGGTCTGCGCATCAGCGAGCATCTACCGGAGCTAGCGCGTTGTAGTGATCAACTGGCCGTGGTTCGCTCTATGACTTCCAAGGAGGGGGATCACAGTCGAGCCACGCATTTCGCGCGGACCGGTTACGTGCCACAGGCGGGGATTGATTTTCCCGATTTGGGAGCACTCCTTGTGCACGAGCAGGGAGCATCGGACAGCCCTTTACCCAACTATGTCAGCATCCTTCCGCCCAGGCGAGTGGCCTTTGCGGGCAATGGGTTTCTCGAGTCGCGTTGCGCTCCGCTCTACGTTGGTGAGCAAGCAGATGCCATTGCAGATCTGACGGTGCGGGATCTGCAACCCGATCGAATGCTGCCCTTGGATCGCAGGAACCTCAGGCAGCAGATACTCCAGCAGCTGGATACTGATTTCTCCGGCATGCACCGACAACCTGTTGTGCTTGCGGGGGCAGATGTGCGACGCCGGGCGATACGGATGATGCAGCCTGAAGTGGTGGAGGCCTTCGATTTGGAAGCTGAGCCCGAACGAGCCCGCGATCGTTTGGGGCGCAATCTGTTTGGCCAAGGCTGCGTCATGGCGCGACGGTTGTTGGAGCGAGGTGTCTCTTTTGTCGAAGTGACCCTCGACGGCTGGGACACGCACAACCAGAATTTTCAACAAGTAATTCAGTTGTCAGGGCAACTCGATCGGGCCCTGTCCGGACTGATTGCAGACTTGGCCGAACGTGGAATGCTCGATTCGACCCTGATCGTTTGTCTGGGGGAGTTTGGACGAACCCCCGTTATCAATAGCAACTCCGGAAGGGACCATTGGCCACGCGCATGGTCAACGGTTTTAGCCGGTGGGGGCGTTGGGCGGGGGCAAGTGATTGGCGCGACTTCGGCGGATGGATTGCAAGTTGAGAGCGAGCCTTACCAGGTTCCCGATTTGATCGCTAGTATTTGCCATGCAATCGGCGTGGATCCGATGCAACAGAATGATTCCAACGTCGATCGCCCCATCCGAATTGCCGATCCCTCCGCCCGTTTGATCGAAGGCTTGTTCTAA
- a CDS encoding CREC-EF hand family protein has protein sequence MRFQRMWWSSVILLSSGMLFAKEGGPEGEGNASSISNSCLMLEVRTQKVGVTPNTPQWWSVSLTIDGMPARSVSQQAVQALFHFKDGDRDGRLGMEECSALPTPFGLRQMMWGNLLPAIVDKPKDWDEDHDGALSLKEFAKLYAELGAGMPAVSYGRFPNTERLDAGLLSAMGLEVGQSIDVASLSDAVDLLWTRDLNRDDLIQPQELVLQMSFPGTTATHLLELQQSGERLRACLPPMECLEGDDREPVEGPFNTATANYSGQTLKLLELQVLDGEVQLHEPLTPGLASDSKGAQSVVWQHGSDLHARFHTVQSAKTLDLMAATASQFNEYQDWHELAIAGRPANGVGQPSGTVQRIVQLVDVNRDGAIALREFEEWRTVLSQIHNVQWMLAIVDLGPSLFAALDQNFDGALDRRELQQCGAMFGSLGILEAKRIELGSLPLQLRGVVSHGRPDSLLDNRPSAGPRWFQAMDRNRDGTLSRREFLGEMAQFEKLDRDGDGSLTLQDQLP, from the coding sequence ATGCGATTCCAGCGAATGTGGTGGAGCTCTGTGATTCTGCTGTCTTCCGGCATGCTCTTTGCCAAGGAAGGAGGGCCTGAAGGGGAGGGCAACGCCTCTTCAATATCAAACAGTTGTCTCATGCTTGAGGTGCGGACTCAGAAAGTGGGTGTGACCCCCAATACCCCGCAGTGGTGGAGCGTGTCCTTGACGATTGACGGCATGCCGGCTCGTTCGGTTTCGCAGCAGGCAGTTCAGGCTCTCTTTCATTTTAAGGATGGTGATCGTGATGGTCGGCTTGGAATGGAAGAATGCAGTGCGCTGCCGACTCCCTTCGGCCTGCGACAAATGATGTGGGGCAACCTCTTACCGGCCATCGTCGACAAGCCGAAGGACTGGGATGAAGATCACGATGGTGCACTTTCCCTCAAAGAGTTTGCCAAGCTCTATGCGGAATTGGGGGCTGGAATGCCAGCGGTCTCGTATGGACGATTTCCCAATACCGAGCGATTGGACGCAGGGCTGTTGTCTGCCATGGGATTGGAGGTGGGGCAATCGATCGATGTCGCGAGTTTGTCGGATGCGGTTGACCTGCTGTGGACTCGGGATCTCAATCGAGACGATTTGATCCAGCCGCAGGAACTTGTGCTGCAAATGTCCTTTCCCGGTACGACCGCCACGCACCTGCTCGAGCTTCAGCAGTCGGGCGAGCGGTTGAGGGCCTGTCTGCCGCCGATGGAGTGCCTGGAGGGAGACGATAGAGAGCCTGTCGAAGGTCCGTTCAACACAGCAACCGCGAATTATTCAGGGCAAACCCTGAAATTACTGGAGCTCCAGGTCCTTGACGGTGAAGTGCAGTTGCACGAACCGTTGACGCCAGGCTTGGCTAGCGACTCGAAGGGAGCTCAGAGCGTTGTATGGCAGCACGGTTCGGATCTCCATGCGCGATTCCATACTGTGCAGTCAGCCAAAACGTTAGATCTGATGGCGGCAACCGCGAGTCAATTCAATGAATACCAGGACTGGCATGAGCTCGCAATAGCCGGCCGCCCAGCCAACGGGGTTGGCCAGCCAAGTGGCACGGTCCAGAGAATTGTGCAGTTGGTGGATGTAAACCGTGATGGAGCGATTGCTTTACGCGAGTTCGAGGAGTGGAGAACAGTGCTGTCTCAAATTCACAACGTGCAGTGGATGCTCGCGATCGTTGATCTCGGGCCGAGTTTGTTCGCCGCTCTTGATCAAAATTTCGATGGCGCCCTCGATCGCCGTGAGCTGCAGCAGTGTGGCGCGATGTTTGGAAGCCTGGGGATCTTGGAAGCAAAGCGGATCGAGCTGGGCAGCCTGCCTCTTCAGTTGCGGGGGGTTGTTAGTCATGGTCGCCCCGATTCGCTGCTGGACAATAGGCCAAGTGCGGGGCCGCGATGGTTTCAGGCCATGGACCGCAATCGTGATGGGACGCTCAGCCGCCGAGAGTTTCTAGGGGAAATGGCGCAGTTTGAAAAGCTTGATCGTGACGGAGATGGAAGCCTTACTCTGCAAGACCAACTGCCTTAG
- the ggt gene encoding gamma-glutamyltransferase has translation MIRPELSRREFLSKSTIRSVGSAAAFSTAAGWNNLLLRGQTHTTTDALPAQVAHSSRGVIATVHPLASQAGIAALERGGNAIDAIVAASLMLSVVDGHNSGLGGGCLALVRQPDGTTVAIDGREMAPQAASPEMFFRDGRPDPNLSQIGPLAAGVPGLVAALERLSQQYGQIDWKTALHLAAERAEEGFIVSQGYARVLKSSASRLRQFPSSASILLDSSGQPWRAGQTIQQRDLARTLRAISEQGSEWFYEGEFAHKAATFLASAGGLMTADDFAKYHTVQRPPIQTQYRDHSVLGFPPPSSGGVHIAQMLGMLSGYDVRSIFESSEAEGLHLLIEVMKRAMADRAYWLGDADFAKVPRGLLDLDYLRQRASSIDLSQVTEVASHGMPPRADLDLFGQQKHTTHLTAADAQGNVVAITQTVNTSFGCKMIVPGTGVVLNNEMDDFSISPGVRNAFGLVGSAANLVAPGKRPLSSMSPTLVLDTNGMPVLSCGAAGGPKIITTVLQLLVRVLDLQQPIAQAIASPRVHHQWSPDTTICEAAMPAAIVAGLEERGHHVDRIASAAVAQGITREETGELTAASDPRVESAALSL, from the coding sequence ATGATACGCCCCGAACTCAGCCGTCGTGAATTCCTCAGCAAGTCTACGATTCGCAGCGTGGGCAGCGCGGCTGCCTTCTCTACCGCAGCGGGATGGAATAACCTCCTTTTGAGGGGACAAACCCACACCACGACAGACGCCCTCCCTGCTCAGGTCGCGCACAGCTCTCGAGGAGTGATTGCTACCGTCCACCCGCTGGCCAGCCAAGCCGGAATCGCGGCGTTGGAGCGAGGCGGCAATGCAATCGATGCAATCGTGGCCGCATCACTCATGCTGTCCGTAGTCGACGGACACAACTCGGGACTCGGCGGTGGTTGCCTAGCTCTGGTTCGCCAGCCAGATGGCACGACCGTTGCCATCGATGGCCGGGAGATGGCTCCGCAGGCCGCCTCTCCCGAAATGTTCTTCCGAGATGGCAGGCCCGACCCCAATTTGAGTCAAATCGGGCCGCTGGCCGCTGGGGTCCCTGGCCTAGTCGCAGCCCTGGAGCGTTTGAGCCAACAGTATGGCCAAATCGACTGGAAGACCGCCCTCCACCTGGCCGCCGAGCGGGCGGAAGAGGGATTCATCGTCTCCCAGGGATACGCCCGAGTGCTGAAGTCGTCGGCCAGCCGGCTCCGCCAATTCCCCTCGTCGGCCAGCATCCTGCTCGACAGCTCGGGTCAGCCCTGGCGCGCGGGACAGACGATCCAGCAAAGAGATCTAGCACGCACGCTACGCGCGATTTCTGAACAGGGCAGCGAATGGTTTTACGAAGGAGAATTTGCCCACAAGGCAGCCACCTTCCTCGCCTCGGCTGGAGGCTTGATGACTGCCGACGACTTCGCCAAGTACCATACCGTCCAGCGTCCTCCCATCCAGACGCAATATCGTGACCATTCCGTGCTGGGCTTCCCACCACCCAGCTCCGGAGGTGTGCACATTGCTCAGATGCTGGGAATGCTCAGTGGCTACGACGTGAGGTCGATTTTCGAGTCCTCCGAAGCCGAAGGCTTGCACCTGCTAATCGAAGTCATGAAGCGGGCGATGGCCGACCGGGCCTATTGGCTAGGCGATGCGGATTTCGCCAAGGTCCCACGCGGTTTGTTGGACCTGGATTACCTACGCCAACGCGCTAGCTCCATCGATCTCAGCCAAGTCACCGAAGTCGCCAGCCATGGCATGCCACCTCGCGCGGATCTCGATCTGTTTGGCCAACAAAAACACACCACTCACCTAACCGCTGCGGACGCACAAGGTAACGTCGTGGCCATCACGCAAACCGTAAACACTTCGTTCGGTTGCAAAATGATCGTTCCAGGCACCGGCGTCGTACTCAACAACGAGATGGACGACTTCAGTATTTCTCCCGGCGTTCGCAATGCTTTTGGCCTAGTCGGCTCGGCTGCCAATCTCGTCGCTCCCGGCAAGCGGCCCCTATCCAGCATGAGCCCCACTCTGGTGCTCGACACCAATGGCATGCCCGTCCTCAGTTGCGGTGCGGCGGGTGGCCCTAAGATCATCACCACGGTGCTACAGCTACTGGTCCGCGTCTTGGATCTGCAACAACCCATCGCACAAGCCATTGCATCACCACGCGTGCACCATCAGTGGTCGCCCGACACCACGATCTGCGAAGCCGCCATGCCCGCAGCGATTGTCGCCGGTTTGGAGGAGCGCGGGCATCACGTAGATCGCATTGCCTCCGCAGCGGTCGCCCAAGGCATCACGCGCGAAGAAACTGGAGAGCTGACCGCCGCCTCCGACCCCAGGGTCGAAAGCGCCGCCCTGTCCCTCTGA